A DNA window from Macrobrachium rosenbergii isolate ZJJX-2024 chromosome 41, ASM4041242v1, whole genome shotgun sequence contains the following coding sequences:
- the LOC136826577 gene encoding ichor-like produces the protein MKFYPQPVDSPDGVQAWAHEDLLEPRYGSHTTDPKSTMDPLDTTLDSFLRDLPAPNSTFAELKPLEPLDYLTASPDTSASSRHDSSSTSSNSPGSQYKGAITNNNTFLGYAGTPEPVSTTTSPLSATIKAEPPNHGYSITQEIDDIASIIGSAIADNNINTNINSLMLSETLESINPTEFQDIEEFFASMSGGVKVEPADPLINSTMSPTGLSPHSLHSQVQQPTTTTIAHSTIEYASTPTQSPMLSSLLAAGAVTNNNYLQGLVSDVQYNKHELSMPILQARLTQGLKDVGSGGGLLKADPMFARTTYYSHKDAMPHTTDPTSFAVTTTDDLLTGKYDSRSYLDKTQLASPESTDLSSTKLGLDLPGLKQKNRNRMNKSTKLPITTEGTKDKPIHRCTVCNRGFLNKSNIKVHLRTHTGEKPFKCETCGKAFRQKAHLLKHYQIHKRVARD, from the coding sequence ATGAAATTCTACCCGCAGCCTGTGGACTCGCCTGATGGTGTGCAGGCGTGGGCTCATGAGGATCTCCTTGAGCCCCGGTACGGATCGCACACCACAGATCCAAAGTCCACCATGGATCCCTTGGACACCACCCTGGACTCCTTTTTGAGAGATTTGCCAGCACCCAATTCCACATTCGCAGAGCTAAAGCCTTTGGAACCCCTGGATTACCTAACGGCGTCACCTGACACATCGGCATCTTCCCGCCATGACAGCTCTTCGACCTCTTCAAATTCTCCGGGGAGCCAATATAAGGGCGCTATTACCAACAACAACACATTCCTGGGGTATGCTGGCACACCTGAGCCAGTTAGCACAACGACGTCACCCCTCTCAGCCACAATAAAAGCAGAACCACCCAACCATGGGTACTCCATTACGCAGGAGATTGATGACATCGCTTCCATCATCGGCAGTGCAATTGCAGATAACAATATCAACACAAACATCAACAGTCTTATGTTATCAGAAACCCTAGAGTCAATTAACCCAACAGAATTCCAAGACATAGAAGAATTCTTTGCCAGTATGAGTGGAGGTGTCAAAGTGGAACCTGCAGATCCCCTGATAAATTCGACCATGTCCCCAACAGGACTATCACCACATTCATTGCATTCTCAAGTGCAGCAACCAACAACCACAACCATTGCTCACAGCACCATAGAATATGCTAGTACTCCTACTCAGTCGCCAATGCTGAGTTCCCTCTTGGCCGCAGGTGCTGTCACAAACAACAACTATTTACAGGGCCTTGTGTCAGATGTCCAGTATAATAAACATGAATTATCCATGCCAATACTTCAAGCTCGCCTCACACAAGGACTGAAGGATGTAGGTAGTGGCGGAGGGCTACTGAAGGCAGATCCTATGTTTGCTAGGACCACCTATTACTCTCATAAAGATGCCATGCCACACACCACAGATCCTACGAGCTTTGCAGTAACTACCACTGATGACCTTCTTACTGGAAAATATGACTCTCGATCTTACTTAGATAAAACTCAGCTGGCTTCTCCTGAGTCCACAGATCTGTCCTCTACTAAACTAGGTCTAGATTTACCGGGATTGAAGCAGAAGAACCGGAACCGAATGAACAAAAGTACAAAACTTCCTATCACAACTGAAGGGACCAAAGACAAACCCATTCACAGATGCACTGTGTGCAATCGGGGCTTCCTTAACAAATCCAACATCAAGGTCCACCTCCGCACTCACACTGGAGAAAAACCTTTCAAGTGTGAGACTTGTGGTAAAGCATTTCGACAGAAGGCTCATCTGCTCAAACATTACCAAATCCATAAGCGCGTTGCAAGGGATTGA